Proteins from one Homalodisca vitripennis isolate AUS2020 chromosome 3, UT_GWSS_2.1, whole genome shotgun sequence genomic window:
- the LOC124358519 gene encoding bombyxin B-3-like — protein MYRSTVVACVITMVTLMSTKEQMSEATSSQRYCGDSLKNALSLICSDGFNKRSGNDLVETNVLSDDPETVRLFRDRNIARSLRLRQRARGVADECCHRSCSINEPSSYFVTR, from the exons ATGTACCGCTCAACGGTGGTAGCCTGCGTGATAACAATGGTAACGTTGATGAGTACAAAGGAGCAAATGTCAGAGGCTACCTCAAGTCAACGCTACTGCGGAGATTCCCTCAAGAACGCCCTCTCACTTATCTGCAGTGACGGATTCAACAAGAGATCAGGCAATGACCTCGTTGAAACCAACGTCCTTAGTG ATGATCCTGAGACGGTCAGGCTGTTCAGGGACAGAAACATAGCGAGATCATTACGTCTCCGTCAGCGAGCAAGGGGTGTCGCTGATGAGTGCTGCCACAGATCTTGCAGCATTAACGAGCCTTCATCCTACTTTGTTACCAGATGA
- the LOC124358775 gene encoding LIRP-like, which yields MYRSTMVACVITMVTLMSTKEQMSEATSSQRYCGDSLKNALSLICSGGFNKRSGDDLVETNVLSDDPETVRLFRDRNIARSLRLRQRARGVADECCHRSCSINELSSYCVSPRGSK from the exons ATGTACCGCTCAACGATGGTAGCCTGCGTGATAACAATGGTAACGTTGATGAGTACAAAGGAGCAAATGTCAGAGGCTACCTCAAGTCAACGCTACTGCGGAGACTCCCTCAAGAACGCCCTCTCACTTATCTGCAGTGGCGGATTCAACAAGAGATCAGGCGATGACCTCGTTGAAACCAACGTCCTTAGTG ATGATCCTGAGACGGTCAGGCTGTTCAGGGACAGAAACATAGCGAGATCATTACGTCTCCGTCAGCGAGCAAGGGGTGTCGCTGATGAGTGCTGCCACAGATCTTGCAGCATTAACGAGCTTTCATCCTACTGTGTTTCCCCCAGAGGTTCAAAATAG